The proteins below are encoded in one region of Candidatus Neomarinimicrobiota bacterium:
- a CDS encoding LysM peptidoglycan-binding domain-containing protein yields MKRFVLIILLFFSYMTTGCLKEEQTISEVSSDDLVDAYVQISLINESDMSEVDKKRAVDLYLADNYLSDAKIEKYFERYRSDPIEWRGFFMEVQKQLRELEAEQRAILIKEEEEAMKIDEEEAKIDTVFPLPLDTVIIDSIKLDFATAESDSPSSIEDSIPYVDTEPQEVIPEAALIQSGIGVFSYTVKSGDNLSSLASDYDSELKQLLLINVIDNPNSIRIGQKLFIPNPETEIILHTISPGEALSKISTNYDSDLDEIIKINKIENINSINAGDLLYVPVLKKMRKDENERNTFK; encoded by the coding sequence ATGAAACGTTTTGTTCTGATAATTCTATTATTTTTTAGTTATATGACAACGGGCTGTTTGAAGGAAGAGCAGACAATATCCGAGGTTTCTTCCGACGATTTGGTAGATGCTTATGTCCAAATATCGTTAATCAATGAATCAGATATGAGTGAAGTTGATAAAAAGAGAGCTGTGGACTTGTACCTTGCCGACAATTACCTTTCAGATGCAAAGATAGAAAAGTATTTTGAGAGATATAGATCCGATCCGATCGAATGGCGGGGGTTTTTCATGGAGGTACAAAAACAACTCAGGGAATTAGAAGCCGAACAAAGAGCTATCCTGATAAAAGAAGAAGAAGAAGCGATGAAGATTGACGAGGAAGAGGCAAAAATAGACACTGTCTTTCCTCTTCCATTGGATACGGTAATAATCGACAGCATTAAATTAGATTTTGCGACTGCTGAGAGCGACAGCCCGAGCAGCATTGAAGATTCCATCCCGTATGTTGACACGGAACCGCAGGAAGTTATCCCCGAAGCTGCACTGATACAAAGCGGAATCGGGGTATTTTCTTACACCGTCAAGAGCGGTGATAATCTTTCATCATTAGCATCTGACTATGATTCGGAGCTAAAGCAGTTGTTACTGATAAACGTTATCGACAATCCGAATTCCATAAGAATAGGGCAGAAACTGTTCATCCCTAACCCCGAGACGGAAATTATCCTGCATACAATTTCCCCCGGTGAAGCATTGTCAAAGATATCAACCAACTATGATTCAGACCTGGACGAGATAATCAAAATCAACAAAATAGAGAATATAAATTCGATTAACGCCGGTGACCTGCTGTACGTTCCGGTACTAAAGAAGATGCGAAAGGACGAGAATGAACGAAACACCTTCAAATAA
- a CDS encoding OsmC family protein produces the protein MKVYLKQVDRFALVAKGESNHWVSIDDEVDGRVPSASSPMELMLMSIAACSAVDVISILEKRRVNFTDLVIEVNGDRREEYPRIFTAIHLKYIVSGRGIKSKDVDRAIKLSEDKYCSAIGMVKDTAKMSSEYVIEEIEN, from the coding sequence ATGAAAGTATATCTAAAGCAGGTTGACAGGTTTGCGTTAGTTGCCAAGGGGGAATCGAATCACTGGGTTTCTATAGACGACGAAGTAGATGGCCGGGTGCCTTCAGCTTCCTCGCCGATGGAGCTGATGCTCATGTCGATAGCCGCGTGTTCCGCAGTGGACGTTATATCGATACTCGAAAAACGAAGGGTGAATTTCACTGACCTTGTGATTGAAGTGAATGGTGACAGAAGAGAGGAATATCCGAGGATATTCACCGCAATTCATTTGAAATACATCGTCTCGGGCAGGGGGATCAAGTCAAAGGACGTTGACAGAGCTATCAAACTGTCGGAGGATAAATACTGTTCGGCGATAGGAATGGTTAAGGATACGGCTAAGATGAGTTCTGAATATGTGATAGAGGAGATCGAAAATTAA
- a CDS encoding aminomethyl transferase family protein: MNETPSNKTGTAKKSANYEGSLSSGGNFVSLNGWNIPNDYGSTLDEYLSFKEKTVITDFSDSGVVSLQGKDAADFLHKMTTNNMLNINTNEPIVTVLTDADGHFVDVITVLSRNDRFLLIGSEGNGQNIFEWLDKYHFSEEITIVDESGKYGLFALYGGKVTDILSSQEYLLIGSDEESAFILVENNVPSVWAKIVESGLTPAGREAWNLIRTERGIPRFGFEIIGSANPLEAGFTHAVSFTKGCYIGQEVIARMDTYDKVSRELRRLHFSEKVDKSGHKLLTKDGKPAGEITTSVYSPELGKQIGLGYVKKKYIELGGELSVSGTDLTAVIGEGFLEESKT, from the coding sequence ATGAACGAAACACCTTCAAATAAAACCGGTACGGCGAAAAAATCAGCTAATTACGAGGGCTCGCTCTCTTCCGGGGGCAATTTTGTATCGTTGAACGGCTGGAATATACCAAATGATTACGGCTCCACATTAGACGAATACCTTTCGTTTAAAGAAAAAACGGTAATTACGGATTTCTCGGACAGCGGTGTCGTTTCCCTGCAGGGGAAAGACGCAGCGGATTTTCTTCATAAGATGACTACCAACAATATGTTGAATATAAACACAAACGAACCGATAGTCACCGTTCTCACCGATGCGGACGGGCATTTTGTTGACGTCATTACGGTGCTGTCGCGAAATGATCGGTTTTTACTTATCGGCAGTGAAGGAAACGGGCAAAACATCTTCGAATGGCTCGATAAATATCATTTTTCCGAGGAGATTACTATTGTTGATGAGTCAGGCAAATACGGGTTATTTGCTCTTTACGGGGGAAAAGTCACCGACATCCTTTCTTCTCAAGAATATCTTCTCATAGGGTCGGATGAAGAGTCGGCATTTATTTTAGTCGAGAACAACGTCCCCTCTGTCTGGGCGAAAATAGTAGAATCGGGTCTGACTCCCGCAGGTCGCGAGGCATGGAACCTAATTCGGACAGAGAGAGGTATTCCGCGGTTTGGATTCGAGATCATCGGTTCGGCAAATCCACTTGAGGCGGGGTTCACGCATGCTGTCTCCTTCACCAAAGGATGCTATATAGGACAGGAAGTTATCGCTCGAATGGACACCTATGACAAGGTTTCAAGGGAACTCAGGAGGCTTCACTTCAGCGAGAAAGTCGATAAATCGGGTCACAAGTTACTGACGAAAGACGGAAAGCCTGCCGGGGAGATAACTACCAGCGTCTATTCACCCGAGCTCGGCAAACAGATCGGTCTCGGTTACGTGAAAAAGAAATATATCGAATTGGGGGGCGAGCTTTCTGTGAGCGGGACTGACTTGACCGCTGTGATCGGAGAAGGATTTTTGGAAGAATCGAAGACCTGA
- a CDS encoding sulfoxide reductase heme-binding subunit YedZ, producing MKRLLKPVVHFGCLIPLALLINDWISDSLTANPIQYLTHETGKTALILLTMSLSVSPIIFITGKNYLSPLRKLLGLYSALYATLHFSIFVGLDYFFDWELISDAIIEKPYVLAGFSAFLILSVMAITSTKGWKRRLKKKWKPLHRFVYLAGFLVVLHYVWLVKSDIREPLAYGFVIGLFLTLRIPRIRGLVSAWKEKRISLQESGS from the coding sequence TTGAAACGCCTATTAAAACCGGTTGTGCACTTCGGATGCCTAATTCCTCTTGCGCTTCTGATAAACGACTGGATAAGCGATTCGCTGACGGCAAATCCGATTCAATATCTGACCCATGAAACGGGGAAAACCGCGCTGATCCTTTTAACGATGAGTCTTTCTGTCTCTCCGATAATCTTTATAACGGGGAAAAATTACCTGAGCCCTCTGAGAAAACTGCTCGGTCTTTATTCAGCCCTGTATGCGACGCTTCATTTTTCGATATTCGTCGGGCTCGATTATTTTTTCGATTGGGAGCTCATCAGTGATGCGATCATCGAAAAGCCATACGTATTAGCGGGATTTTCTGCATTTCTGATACTCTCAGTCATGGCTATTACTTCCACTAAGGGATGGAAAAGAAGGTTGAAGAAAAAGTGGAAGCCCCTGCACAGGTTTGTATACCTTGCCGGATTCCTTGTGGTTCTCCACTATGTGTGGCTCGTAAAATCAGATATTCGTGAACCGCTCGCATACGGATTCGTCATCGGTCTTTTTTTAACACTGAGGATTCCACGCATACGGGGTTTAGTAAGCGCCTGGAAAGAAAAGAGAATCTCATTACAGGAGTCGGGATCGTAG
- the msrP gene encoding protein-methionine-sulfoxide reductase catalytic subunit MsrP: MVKIKSSEITREADYLNRRMFMKGAGAAAVVGILNPGSIFPESINHMNRGEDDLTSFKSITNYNNFYEFSTDKEEVAKLSRRLTISPWELEVGGHVENPGVFNIEDLKNRYAQEERIYRLRCVEGWSMVIPWTGFPVASLLNDVKPTSKAKFVKMTTLHRPSEMPGQKSWWYEWPYVEGLRLDEAMNDLAIFATGLYGKELPKQNGAPIRLVVPWKYGFKSVKSIVKIELVEEMPVSLWMKAAPNEYGFYSNVNPGVSHPRWSQKTERRIGEFRRRKTLMFNGYEDEVAYLYEGMDLKKFY; encoded by the coding sequence TTGGTCAAGATAAAATCATCCGAGATAACCCGGGAAGCGGATTATTTAAACCGCCGGATGTTTATGAAAGGAGCCGGCGCGGCAGCGGTTGTGGGGATTCTCAACCCGGGTTCAATTTTCCCCGAGAGCATAAATCATATGAATCGAGGGGAGGATGACCTTACCTCATTTAAATCAATTACCAATTACAACAATTTTTATGAATTCTCCACAGATAAGGAAGAAGTGGCAAAGCTTTCGCGGAGACTCACAATTTCTCCGTGGGAGCTTGAAGTAGGGGGACACGTAGAAAATCCGGGAGTTTTCAACATAGAAGACCTGAAAAACCGATACGCCCAGGAGGAGCGTATCTACAGACTGCGCTGCGTCGAGGGCTGGTCAATGGTCATCCCCTGGACAGGTTTTCCGGTAGCCTCGTTGTTGAATGACGTAAAGCCGACTTCCAAAGCTAAATTCGTAAAAATGACTACTCTCCATCGTCCGTCCGAGATGCCGGGACAAAAAAGCTGGTGGTACGAATGGCCTTACGTAGAGGGATTGAGGTTGGATGAAGCTATGAACGATCTTGCGATATTCGCCACCGGGTTATACGGAAAAGAGCTGCCGAAGCAGAACGGGGCGCCGATTCGGCTTGTTGTCCCATGGAAATACGGTTTCAAGAGCGTGAAGTCTATCGTCAAGATTGAATTAGTCGAAGAGATGCCCGTCTCTCTCTGGATGAAAGCTGCTCCGAATGAATACGGGTTCTATTCCAACGTTAATCCGGGCGTTTCTCATCCGCGCTGGTCTCAAAAAACAGAGAGGCGCATCGGAGAATTCAGGCGCAGAAAAACTCTTATGTTCAACGGATATGAGGATGAAGTAGCCTATCTCTACGAGGGGATGGACCTGAAAAAGTTCTATTGA